The genomic DNA CATACCGAAGTGGGGCAGTGGGTCAGTCAGGGAGAACTGGTCGCTGAAGTGATTGAGCTCGATTATGTCGATGTCGAAACCTACGTTCCTGAACAATACATCGCCTACATTCATAAAGGACAGCAGGTGACCGTGGAAATCCCTGCCTTACAGGATCATCTGTTTACAGGGACCGTAGAAATGGTGATCCCTCAGGCGGATACTCGTTCCCGCACCTTTCCAGTAAAAGTACGCCTCAAAAACACGATTGAATTTGCTGAACCGAGTGAAGAGAAATCAGAAACCATCTCGATCAAAGCCGATCCTCTGATCAAATCGGGAATGCAGGCTCGGGTTCATTTGCCAACGGGAAATAAGCAGGAGGCTCTCCTGCTGCCGAAAGATGCTCTGGTACTTGGTGGTCCGCAGAGGATTGTGTACGTGGTTGTCCCGGGTCAGGAGAAAGAACCCGCAACGGTGAAACCAGTTCCAGTGATCGTGGGTGTTGCGAACGGAGATCACATTGTGGTTCGCGGGGATCTGCAGGAAGGCGACCAGGTTGTCATACGAGGAAACGAACGCCTGCGTCCCGGTCAACAGGTTATTCCTCAACTTGAGAAATCGAAACCTCAAGTAAAAAAATCAAAAGAAGGCGGCGAGCTTGCTGCACCTCCGGCTCCTAAATAACTGATCCGACTCTAATCCTCTATTGGCTATCCTTTCATGTCGCTTATTGAAGCCATTATCAAAAACCCGATCAAAGTCATCGTTGGCATCTTGATGATGGCGCTGTTCGGATTCGTCGCTTTCATGCGAATGCCCATGCAGTTGACCCCGGAAGTCAACCGTCCCACGATTACCGTGGAAACGAGTTGGCCAGGAGCCAGTCCCCAGGAAATTGAGCGTGAGATTGTTGTCGAGCAGGAGGAGTATCTTAAAAGTGTTCAGGGGATTATTAAGCTGAAATCCGAAAGTGCCGACTCGAAAGGGACAATCACTCTCGAATTCCAGGTTGGCACGAACATGGATGAAGCGCTGCTCAAGGTCAACTCCCGCCTGCAGCAAGTGCCCGATTATCCCGAAGATGCCGACCAGCCGGTCATCAGTACCGCAAACTCCTCCGACAGTCCGATCGCCTGGTTCATTCTGAGTGCTCGCGCTCCTGATGCGGAACAATTTGATGCCTTTATCCAGAAGTATCCCAAGTATCGTGAAGAGATCGAAAAAGCCCGCAATTCTCATAATGTTGGTTTGACGATGTTGCGTCTGCGGCAGATGGCGGCTGTCAATCCCGTAGTGAAAGAATTGCTCCCCCCGATGACCTGGATGTTCCTAAGTTGCGTCGGTTTGCTGAAGACGAAATTGAAGCACGCTTTGAACGGGTCTCTGGGGTTTCGCAATCGAACGTAATTGGCGGCCTCGAAGAAGAACTGCAGGTTGTCGTCGATCCCGAGAAACTCGCTTCCCGACAATTAACAATTGGAGATGTCCGTCGCGTATTACGAGGGCAGAATGCTGATACTTCTGCGGGAGATTTCTGGGAAGGCAAACGCCGCTGGGTCGTACGGACCCTCGGTCAATTTCGCGACATTGAAGATGTGAATCAACAGTTGCTGGCCGTGCGGGATGGTGCTCCTGTTTATGTCCGCGATGTCGCTGAAGTCCGTCTTGGCTACAAAAAACCTTCGGGACTCGTCCGACGTTTTGGAGAATCGAGTATTGCGGTCAACTGTATTCGGGAAACCGGCGCTAACGTACTCGACATCATGGAAGGTCTCAAAGAAGTTCGAGCGGAAGTCGATGAGAAAATCCTCAAGCCGCGAGGTCTGCAACTTCTGCAGGTGTACGATGAAACCGAATATATTTATTCGTCTGTCAATCTGGTCCAGCAGAATATCTTCATCGGCGGGGCGTTAACAATGATTGTCCTGATGCAGTTCTTGCATCTCAATCTGCGGACATTGATCCTGACTCCATTCATTCTGTTCTTTGCGATGGCGGCGGCTTATGTCAATCCCTGGTTCTTTGCGATTAGTCTCGTGCTCATTCTGATTGCCGGTTTCTGGTACGCTCGTGGAGCCTTAATTGTCGGCCTGGCAATTCCGACAAGTATCATCGGCACATTCCTCGTACTGGGAATGCTCGGGCGATCTCTCAATGTGATTTCTCTGGCAGGACTTGCATTTGCAGTTGGTATGCTCGTTGATAATGCCGTTGTAGTGCTCGAAAACATTTATCGTCATGCCCAGATGGGGAAGTCGAAACTGGAAGCTGCCAAACAAGGCACTTACGAAGTCTGGGGAGCAGTTGTTGCTTCCACAATGACGACGATTGCGGTCTTCTTACCGGTCGTGTTTGTCGAAGAAGAAGCCGGGCAACTGTTTCAGGACATCGCCATGGCAATCAGTTCTGCGGTTGGCTTGTCGTTGATTGTTTCGGTCACCCTGATCTCCACTTCCGCAGCACGACTCCTCAAAGCGACACCGGTGAAAGACCACGATCCTCTTCATGAAAAGAGATCAAAAAAAGCTTCTCTGCCTGTAAGACTCATCGAACAAACTGGTAGCCAGTTTGTTCGTATGATCGTCGGCATCAATCGCATGTTCATTGGTAGCGTTGTAATGCGGCTCGTCATGATATTCTCGATGGTGGGAGCAGCCATCATTGTCAGCTGGATGCTCTGGCCGAAGGTCGATTACCTGCCAACCGGAAATCGCAATCTTGTCTTTGGTATCCTGCTTCCTCCACCAGGGTACAATCAGGATGAATTGATGGACATGGGGCAAACGGTAGAAGCCGCTCTGCGGCCTTACTGGGATATTGATCCCGACAGCCCCGAAGCAAAAGAACTTCCTTTCCCTGTGATTGGGGATTTCTTCTTTGTTGCCCGGGGACGCATGGTGTTTATGGGATTGCGGGCTCACGATCCTCTGCGAGCTGGCGAATTGATTCCGCTCATTCGCAAAACAGGCATGATGATTCCCGGCACCTTCGCTGTTGCACAACAATCCAGTCTCTTCGAGCAGGGGTTAACAGCCGGGCGAACGATTGACGTTGAAATAATCGGGCCCGATCTCAAAAGACTTGTAGGCATGGGGGGACAGGTTCTCGGCCAGGTCATGCAGCTCATACCCGATGTCCAGGCTCGACCTGTGCCAAGTCTTGATCTCTCCAGCCCGGAAATTCATTTGAATCCCCGACTGCTCCAATTGGCGGAAATGGGAATGACCAGCGAAGACCTCGGCTACACCACCAATGCCCTGGTCGATGGTGCTTATGCAGGCGATTACTTCCTGGGAGGCGACAAGATCGACCTAACGATTATCGGCCTCGAACGGAGTGTGCAATCGACTCAAGACGTAGCCGCACTCCCTGTCGCTACGCCAACCGGCCAACTGGTTCCGCTGGCAATGCTGGCAGATGTTGAGATGAGCAGTGGACCGGAACAGGTGGATCATCGCGAACGCCAGCGTGCGATTACGATTGTCGTCACCCCACCGGCAACGATGGCACTTGAAGATGCAATGCAAGTCATCCAAACTCAAATTGTGAAACCAATGTACGATAGTGGTCAGCTGGGACAGGATGGATATCGAGTCAACCTGAGTGGAACAGCCGATAAACTTCGCGATACCTGGCTCTCGCTCCGATTCAACGTCAGTCTGGCCTTGCTCATTACCTATCTGCTGATGGCGGCTCTGTTTGAATCGTGGTTGTATCCATTCGTGATTATTTTGAGTGTCCCACTGGGAGCCGTCGGAGGAATTCTTGGCCTGCAGTTGCTCAATCTGTTCGTCTTTCAACCACTTGATGTCCTGACCATGCTCGGCTTCGTCATTCTGATTGGAACGGTGGTCAACAACCCGATTCTGATTGTGCATCACTCGCTCGATCTAATCCGACTCGAAGGATTGTCCCCTTCCGAAGCCATTCTCGAATCGGTCCGCACTCGTGTTCGTCCTATCTTCATGACGACCACCACAACGGTTCTCGGCTTAATGCCCCTCGTTTTGTTCCCGGGAGCCGGTAGTGAACTATATCGCGGGCTTGGTAGTGTCGTGTTAGGCGGATTGATTGTCTCCACAGCATTCACGCTTATCCTCGTTCCCCTTCTTTTCAGTCTGACGATGGAAGCCAAGCATGCACTTGCCAAAATGATCTGGGGACGTGATGCGAAAGAACTTCAATCCGAACCAGACCGCGAACGTGAGCTTGCAGAAGTTTGAAGAAGAGAAATCACACTTCGTCAGACAATTCCTGACCTACACTCCCTGTAATTCTTACAATTCTCAGCCACTTTCCTTAAGAATTCTCAAGGATTCCGGTCCATCTTGGTGAGTGGGCCGTTTCCGCTATAATGAATGCCACCTCACAACCCTCCTGTGTTTTAACTTTTGCGTGGCCATGTCCAAATCCTGTTGTCATCTCTGCCGATCCTTATTTCCGGTCGTGGTTCTATGCCTCGTTTTAAGTGGTTGCGGGAAAAGTATGGTTCAAAATGGGACCGAACAACTGCTCACCTCCGATGCCGTTGACCGCGTAGTGGCTCAAATTGACTTTACACCTCTTACTGGCCAGAAAGTCTATTTCCAGGACCAATACATCAAGGACATAAAGGGCATCGGCTTTGTGAATGGGGACTACATCATCAGTTCGCTACGCCAGCAGATTTTGGCGGCGAACTGCAAGCTCGAAGAAAAAGCCGAGCAAGCTGACTATATCATTGAAGCACGCGTAGGAGCCTTGGGGAATGATCAACACGAAGTCAGTTATGGTATTCCTGCCTCCAATGTCCTAAGTTCCGTATCGGCTCTGAGTCCCGCGACTCCTCCAATACCAGCAATTCCAGAAATCTCATTCGCCAAGAAAAAGCAGCAGGTTGGAGCCGCCAAAATTGGAGTATTCGCTTATCATCGGGAAACCAAAGAACCGGTCTGGCAGGCAGGGGTAAAAGCGAGCCGAAGTCGGTCGAAAGAATCATGGTTTATGGGAATTGGTCCTTTGCAATCCGGCACAATTTACGATGGTCCAATGTTCGCTGGAGCTAAAATCAAGAGACCTATTTATCAGCTGTTTACTAAACAATATAAACAGCCCGAAGCACCAGTTCCTCCGGTTCAATACAAAGATCCTCACATGTTCCCGATCGCCAAACGGCTCGAACAGGAACGACAAATTGAAAAGATCCAGCATCCCGACAGCGATATTCAATGGGCAGGCCACGAAGAGGGAAGTGATCAGATCAAACAACTGGTCGATCAAGCCTCGAAGTTGAAACCCGACGAAGAAGAGCCTGCGAAAGAATAGTAGGAAATATTTTTCGAGATTGGGTGGCTGGGGTCGCAGTGAAGCGGAGCCCCCAGAAATTTCTTTTGCACAACAGTTATCGAGGTGAAGCCAGATTCGTCTCCGAAGCCTGTTCCGCTCTGAGTGAACGGCACTCTTCTTCCAGATTAACGAGATCTTTGTACTGGCTGATCGCCAACTGGCATTCGTGCTGCAGTGCCGGGAAAAGATCGTGATGCAACCGGCGCTGAATCAATCTGGAAACCAGATTGCGGATTTCTTTTTTCAAGCCCCTTCGCAATCGTCTCGTAAATAACATGATAAACAGACCGCACCAGAGCAGCAAAAATACTCCCGCTGGAATATAAAAATCCGCAGTCAGGATTTCTTTACCGCGCAGAAACGAATCGTAAAAGAAGTTTCTGCCGATACGATACAGCAGAAAACCAGGGTAAATCAAAAACAGCAGATCGTACATCACCCGCACGTATGTTCTCGAATTTCTTTGCCCCAGTGTCTCAACGGCTTGGTCGACTTCTTTCTGAGCATCGTGCAGAAACTCTTCCTGAAATCCACTTCCAATGGCCAGTTGCTGGACGTTTAAATTCTCGGTCAGATTTTTCGTATCAATACCAGCCTGTCGAGCATATCCATTCAGGACGATTCGCTTCTCTTCGATATCCCCTTCACTGACAGCCAGATCATTCAACTCGGAAACGAGCGACGTAAAATCCTGCTCCTGCTGATGCTGCTTCCATAGCCGAGCCCCTTGAGTCAACCCCAGTAGAGCAACATGCGCGGTTGTACGAGCACGCATCAACCCGAAGGATCCCAGCAGCGTTCCCAGACTGTGATTCAAACGCAACAGCCAGGAAAACGGACTGCTGCCCCAGCGTCTCACAACGGCATCGACCAATCGCCGTTCCCACAATTGCCGGGCACCCAGCAAATCTTCCTGCAGTTGACGCGACATCTTTTCCTGAATGCCCCGCGTATTTTTCTCCAGTTCAGCCGTCATCTTTTGCAAAGCAGGCTGATATTCCTGCAACAGATTCGAGGTGCGATTCAGCGTCGCATACAACAAATCCAGGACATTATCCCGCCGGATACGCCCGCGATTCGAGGATGACAATTGATGCAATAAAAAGTTCTGCAGCCGGGCCAGTTCCCCACTGGCCTGCTTCCCGCTGAGTTGTTCCTGCAGTCCTTTAACGGAATCAACAAAGAAAAGCTCCGGGATTTCGTATTCGTCCGAAAGATGTTTTTTCCAATCCTCACGGATATCGACATCGCGATCCGCATGAGTCTGCACAAACACCAGTTTGCAACCTGCAGCTGCATCGCGAAGTTCATTCTGCACATTGGCTGAGCGATATTTCTGCTGAGTCGATGTGTAAATCAGCACGTCCGATTGCGGCAGAAATTTGCGGAGCCGTTCGACATTGCTGGAAGCATCGTCCGTTTCAGAAGTATCTGGATCGGGACAGTCGACAATCACAATATCTTCAAGCAGAGGCACATTCGCTCGTACCAGATCGCAGTCGTCGGTCGGCAATTGCAGCAGATCAAAATTGATTTCAGGATGCACCAGAATTTGTGGACGCAATGTGGTCGGTCGCTGACGTCCCGAACTGGTCACTTCCTGCCCGAGTATCGCATTCACCAGTGAACTTTTTCCAGTCCCTGTGCCGCCAAACATCGCGATCACCAAGGGCATCTGCAGGCGTTCGCGAACACTGCGAACTCTGGGAAGCACCCGTTGCAGAAAATGACGTGCCCGTTGCGCAGGCTCCCAGCGAGTTCCCTCGCCCGGCCAGTCATCGCAGCGATCAATCAAATGATCGATGTGCGATAGCAATTCCAGTTGTGATAATTCGGCTTGTCTCATAACCGAATATCTTGGCAGAGGTTCTGGCGGGATGCAATTGAATCAAGCATGAAATGACAGCCCGTTGAACGGGATGTCAAAATAAAAACCGCAAAGACGTCAAGGTCAGTGAGGGGGAAAAGGCAATAACCAAGCGTGTATTTTGTTGATTATTAAATGAAATGCGGGACAGGAAACTTTTCAGTCACATTTGAGAACTCACCCTCAAGTTCGTATTCTTACAGAAATGCATCATCAATTATTGATATCTTGTTCGCCTAAAGGATCTTTTCATGCCGGAATTGACGAAACTCTTCATTCTGACAATCGCAATCGTGAGTCTCATTTCCACTGCATCCATCAAAGCTGATCCTCCGCCAAATATTGTGCTGGTGATCACCGACGATCAGGGATATGCCCAACTTGGCCGCAATGGTCATCCCTGGATCGATACGCCCAATATGAATCGGCTCTATGATGAGAGTGTGCACTTCACACGATTTCTCGTCAGCCCGACCTGTGCTCCGACCCGTTCGGCCATCATGACCGGACGGCATCCGATGCAGAATGGCGTGACGCACACGATTCTCGAACGGGAACGAATGACTCTCGATGCAACCATTCTGCCTCAAGTCCTGAAAACGGCTGGCTACACGTCCGGTATTTTCGGTAAATGGCACTTGGGCGATGAAGATGAATATCAGCCTCACAATCGCGGGTTTGCAGAAGCCTTCATTCATGGAGCTGGTGGAATCGGTCAGGCTTACGACTGCAGTTGTGCCGATGCACCCGGTAACAAATACTTTGATCCTGTGATCAAGCACAACGGCTCTTTCGTCAAGACGGATGGCTATTGCACCGATCTGTTTTTTACGGCTGCGTTGGGTTTCATCAAGAAGCAGGCCGAACAAAAGCAACCCTTCTTTGCCTACATTGCGACCAACGCTCCCCACGCACCTTTTATTGCTCCCCCTGAAAATACAAAGAAGTTCAAGGATCGAGGCTGCAACGATAATCAGGCTGGCTTTTACGGCATGGTCGAAAATATCGACGAAAATCTGGGACGACTGCTCGACAAACTCGAAGAGTGGGATCTCGAAAAAAATACCATCGTTATTTTTATGTCAGACAACGGCACCGTCGGCAACGGTTGCGGGGATCCGGATAAGGCGATTGGCGAATTGGAGGACGGTTCAAAAATGTTCCCTTTCAACGACAACATGAAAGGCTTCAAAGGGAGCCCGGATGAAGGGGGAGTTCGTGTTCCGTTTCTGGTTCGCTGGAACGGAGTTTTAGAACCCGGTCATGAAATCGATCGCATAGCCGCTCATATCGATATTTTACCGACACTGGCTGAAGTCACTGGAGCAAAACTCCCAGAGGATCAGGTGGCTGGTCGCAGCTTATGGCCTCTGATCAAAGGAGATTCTGCAGACAGCTGGAAAGATCGTCTGTTATTTACTCATGTCTGCCGCTGGCCAACCGGTGCCAATCCAGACGATTATCAATGGAACAAATTCGCGATTCGCAGTCAGCGTTATCGGTTCGTCAATAACAACTCACTGTACGATATGCAGAAGGATCCCAATCAATCGACCAATGTCATTGACGAAAATCCCGAAGTCGTCAAGCGGTTTCGGAATTCCTATGACAAATTCTGGAAAGCCTCACGCCCGCTAATGGTCAACGAATCGGCTCCGATGTGCCCCGAGCGACCATTTCATGTGCAGTACTACCAACAAAAAGAAAAAGGTGGTATTCCAGACTGGCAAGCTCCTGAACTGTAATCATCGAGTGGCTTGGGTCGTAGCGAAGCGCAGCCCTCAGTTTAATTATTGAAAAGCGAACGCTTTTGTAAAACGAGGGTGGCGGGGGCGCTCCACGAAGTGGAAGCCCCCGAAAGTTCTTCAGTAGTAGTTTGGGTTAGCGAAGCGTAACCCAACAAAAAAGGGTAATGAGAAGTGTTGGGTTACGCGTTCCGCTAACCCAACCTACGCACTGTAATCCGTGCAGAAAATTCTAAGCAAGCAGGTGGATTAGGTCGTAGTGAGCGAAGCCAACAGGTTACTTTTATTTGAAAACCAATCCCGAACATTGCACTGCCGGCAAGAAAGCAGTGGCACCCAATGAACATTGAAGCTTCTTGTGCTTTCAGTACAAATTCGGTCAAGCCACTTTCTTCATGTGCATAGTAGGAAAAACATGGAAACAAACCAACATTTTAACTTGAAATCCAAAACAGTCGCTAAAAGTTTAAAGCGGGGTCTCTTCTGCATAGTCCATTGTTATTAACTTCCCTGAGATAGTATACCAAAACGTTACAAATACAAATAAAGCTTTCAGAATCCCTGACGACTGTTTTGTTGAACCACCGACTGCGACTACAGCTCGAAAACAGGAACCGAAACCGATATTTGGTTCCTGTTTAATCAATGCTTTAGAAACAACTTCGTAAACAATGCCAGCGGGGATTACAAGTAACCCAGAGTCCATTTCAAGTTTTCCTTTTGCTTCAATTTCAATAAATCGTCGCACATCCTCAATCACGAGTTCATCTGGTAACCACGAGTCGAGATCAGAAAGGTAGTTATTTGCCAAAGTCATCAATGAAGACCTCCACGCACAAATCTATCAATAACCGTACACACCTTGGATATTGAATTGGTGAATTAAGTTCTCTGAATTGTGCAAAATATCTCGGAAATTATGACCGCTAAAAATTGCATCCATTTGCACCACTTTACACTACGCTTGTAACTTGTTCCGTTAACACTGTCTGCAAATCCGTTTGTGATACTAAGCGGAGGGACGTACCACGATGAGGATATCCGTGAAATTATTTCAAAAGCTTATGCAAGAACAATCAAGCTAAAATCTCTTCCACCACATGACCATGTACATCGGTCAGCCGAAAAGCACGGCCCTGAAAGCGATAAGTCAGACGTTCATGATCGATGCCGAGCAGGTGCAGTAATGTGGCGTGAAAATCGTGCACGTGGACCGGTTTATCGACGATGTTATAACAATAGGGGTCAGTCTGTCCGTGAGCCATGCCTCCACGAACTCCGCCGCCGGCCATCCATAAACTGAAGCAGCGGGGGTGATGGTCGCGTCCGAAATTGCCTCCCGATAATTTCCCCTGGCAATAATTCGTCCGCCCAAACTCTCCCCCCCAGATGACGAGCGTATCTTCTAGCAGTCCGCGTTGTTTCAAATCCATCACCAGAGCAGCCGAGGCCTGATCGGTTTCCTCAGTCTGTTTTTTGATCCCCCCCGGCAAGCCACCATGATGATCCCAGCCGGGATGATAGAGCTGAATAAATCGGACACCCCGTTCAGCTAATCGGCGAGCCTGCAGACAATTCGCAGCAAAGGTGCCTGGTTGCCGGGATGGTTCGCCGTAGAGTTTGAAAATGTGATCGGGTTCATCGGCACAGTTGGTCGCTTCTGGAATTGAGGTTTGCATCCGGAAGGCCATTTCGTACTGCGCGATTCGCGTTTCAATCTGCGGATCAACCGTCTGCTCTTGCTGAATATGATGCAGTTGATTCAGAGCGTTGTGCATTTCTAATTTTGTTTCGCGAGTGATTCCATCCGGATTGTTCAAATACAGAACGGGATCGGGCCCGCTACGAAAACGAACGCCCTGATGTCGAGCAGGGAGAAAACCATTGCCCCAGTATCTGGAAACGAGCGGCTGGCCACCTTTGTCTTTGGTGGTCATCACAATAAAGCCAGGCAGGTTTTCGTTCTCACGTCCCAGTCCATAATTCAACCAGGCTCCGATACTCGGACGTCCGGGGAACTGGGACCCCGTCTGCATGTGGGTGACGCCGGGACCATGATTGATTGCGTCGGTATACATGGAATTGATGACACACAGGTCATCGGCAATTTTTGCAGTGTGGGGAAGCTGATCGCTCATCCACAGGCCTGCTTCTCCATGCTGAGCAAACTTGAACGGGGAACCGACCAACGGCAGACTCGATTGATTCCCGGACATGCCGGTCAGTCGCTGTGTGCCACGCACTTCGTCGGGAAGTTGCTCGCCATGTTTTTCGTTGAGCAGGGGTTTGTAATCGAGCAGATCCATCTGAGACGGGCCACCCGACTGGAACAGGTAGATCACCCGTTTTGCACGAGCGGGAAAATGACCACTCGGCAGGAGAGCATCATCCTCAGCAGCCCGAACCTTTGAAGGATTCATCAAATCGCACAGGGCGATTGCTCCCAGTCCCATTCCAAAATTGTTTAATAAATCACGTCGATTCATGGCATCACAAACTTGTTAGAGAATTTTCTCTCGGCCTCTCAGTAGGACAGGCATCTTGCCTGTCTAACGAATCTCACTTGAGGTTCGCATTATGCGAATTGACAGGCAGGATGCCTGTCCTACATATCTATTAATCATCTTCAGTTTAACATGTTTGGATGTCAAATGCTCGAACGTTTTCCCCGATGAATCAGGCAAGCGGTCAGATGTCCGCCAAATCCCAGAGAAAGCTTAACCCCCAGTTCAACGGGCTGCTCAATCGTTTCTCTCTGGACTGGTCTTATTTTGCAGTCGGAATCCAGGTGCTCCAGATTTCGAATCGGGGGTATCAATCCATCACGCATCGACAGCAATAACCAGCCCAGTTCAATACTTCCGGCTGCTCCGAGGGCATGTCCATGAGCCCCTTTTGAAGCGGTACTCCACGGCTGTTGACTAATCTCTCCAAAGATGCAAGAGACAGCCGTTGCTTCACACAAATCGTTAGCACGTGTTCCTGTGCCGTGAAGATTGAGCAAATCGATCTCTTCCGGCTTTCGTCCAGTCTGTTTTAGCAAATCTCCCAGCAGGCGAATTAAACCATTGGCTTCCGGATCAAGTTGCGTCAAACCGATTGCGTCATTATAGCGGATACCCCGTTCCCAGTAGCCGTAGGGGGCAGCAGTCGATTGATCAAGCAAATCTTCCCGAGCGAGTACAAACATCGCCCCCCCGGAACCAAGCACGAACCCGGAACGCTCTTCATCAAACGGACGGCAAGCCGAGGTTGCAGGCAAGTCTTTTCGAGCCAGTACGCCGAGTCTTCGATAGGAGTGCAGTACGTACGGGTTGATCGAGGCATCGACACTGCCCGCGATGACATAGTCGCAGTCTCCCTGCTCGATTAACTGCACGCCACGCAATACGGCATCGAGTCCCGTGGCGCATGCCGCAACTGGGCACAGTGCGGGGCCTTCAATGGAGAACTCATTTACGACACGGCTCAAGGGAGCAGATGGCCAGAGTGAGGGAAACGCAATCTCATTCTCTAGGTTATATAAATCAAGAGGCCCCTTACTGGTTCCGATCACCGCTCCCCAACGCTCGGAATTCGGTTGGAGTCCGGAATCTTCAATCGCTTCGCGAGCCGTCCTCAGGGCGATTCGCTCTGGTAAAGTCTCAGCCAGAGTTAAGTCATCCTCAGGTAGCGATAACGCTCCAGCAATTGAAGTGACCGCAGGATCGAGCGGTGAGTGATTGAGCAGAGATTGCCAGCTGGATTCCCGATTTTTTCCCAGAGGTGTCCAGAGGCCGATACCGATTATGGCCACAGACATGGTGCATCAGTGAAAGAAGAACAGGAGGATAACACAGGCAGTTGATTAAAAGGCATTCAGGAATTAACGACGATTTGCGGAACGGCAAACCGCAAAGACCGCTCCAGCAACACCGGCCAGCACAATCACAGCATCGATAAATGGAAATCCAGTCGACACATTGGACGATT from Rubinisphaera italica includes the following:
- a CDS encoding DUF1501 domain-containing protein, giving the protein MNRRDLLNNFGMGLGAIALCDLMNPSKVRAAEDDALLPSGHFPARAKRVIYLFQSGGPSQMDLLDYKPLLNEKHGEQLPDEVRGTQRLTGMSGNQSSLPLVGSPFKFAQHGEAGLWMSDQLPHTAKIADDLCVINSMYTDAINHGPGVTHMQTGSQFPGRPSIGAWLNYGLGRENENLPGFIVMTTKDKGGQPLVSRYWGNGFLPARHQGVRFRSGPDPVLYLNNPDGITRETKLEMHNALNQLHHIQQEQTVDPQIETRIAQYEMAFRMQTSIPEATNCADEPDHIFKLYGEPSRQPGTFAANCLQARRLAERGVRFIQLYHPGWDHHGGLPGGIKKQTEETDQASAALVMDLKQRGLLEDTLVIWGGEFGRTNYCQGKLSGGNFGRDHHPRCFSLWMAGGGVRGGMAHGQTDPYCYNIVDKPVHVHDFHATLLHLLGIDHERLTYRFQGRAFRLTDVHGHVVEEILA
- a CDS encoding beta-ketoacyl-[acyl-carrier-protein] synthase family protein; protein product: MSVAIIGIGLWTPLGKNRESSWQSLLNHSPLDPAVTSIAGALSLPEDDLTLAETLPERIALRTAREAIEDSGLQPNSERWGAVIGTSKGPLDLYNLENEIAFPSLWPSAPLSRVVNEFSIEGPALCPVAACATGLDAVLRGVQLIEQGDCDYVIAGSVDASINPYVLHSYRRLGVLARKDLPATSACRPFDEERSGFVLGSGGAMFVLAREDLLDQSTAAPYGYWERGIRYNDAIGLTQLDPEANGLIRLLGDLLKQTGRKPEEIDLLNLHGTGTRANDLCEATAVSCIFGEISQQPWSTASKGAHGHALGAAGSIELGWLLLSMRDGLIPPIRNLEHLDSDCKIRPVQRETIEQPVELGVKLSLGFGGHLTACLIHRGKRSSI